A window of the Phaenicophaeus curvirostris isolate KB17595 chromosome 9, BPBGC_Pcur_1.0, whole genome shotgun sequence genome harbors these coding sequences:
- the LGI1 gene encoding leucine-rich glioma-inactivated protein 1 isoform X1, with the protein MGNASRPFRRIACFLCLLSVLLLTEGKKPVKPKCPAWCTCTKDNALCENARSIPRSVPPDVISLSFVRSAFTKIPEGSFLLTPSLQLLLFTSNTFDVISDDAFMGLPHLEYLFIENNNIKSISRNTFRGLKSLIHLSLANNNLQSLPKDIFKGLDSLTNVDLRGNAFNCDCKLKWLVEWLGSTNATVEDIVCESPPEYYNKKINSLSTKDFDCVITEFEVYQTLPYQSLSVDTFSYMNDEHVVIAQPFTGKCIFLEWDHVEVMFRNYDNITGTSTVVCKPMVIESQLYVIVAQLFGGSHIYKRDIFANKFIKIQDIEILKIRKPNDIETFRIAEDWYFVVADSSKAGFTTVYKWNGNGFYSHQSLHAWYRDTDVEYLEISGKPHLILSSSSQRPVIYQWNKGTNEFVKRFDIQDMEDAYAVKHFKVKEDVYICLTRFIGDSKVMRWGGSAFLDLQRMPSRGSMVFQPLQIKNYQYAILGSDYSFTQVYYWDAEEAKFVKFQELNVQAPRSFIHVSIDKRDFLFASSFKGTTLIYKHVIVDLSA; encoded by the exons ATGGGAAATGCCAGCAGACCCTTTAGAAGAATTGCTTGTTTCTTATGCCTTTTATCTGTGCTTTTGCTGACTGAAGGGAAGAAACCAGTGAAGCCAAAATGTCCTGCCTGGTGTACTTGTACCAAAGATAATGCTTTATGTGAAAATGCCAGATCTATTCCTCGCAGCGTTCCGCCTGATGTTATCTCACT atCCTTTGTGAGATCTGCTTTTACTAAAATCCCAGAAGGGAGTTTTTTGCTCACACCatctctgcagcttct GTTGTTTACATCCAACACTTTTGATGTTATTAGTGATGATGCTTTCATGGGCCTTCCTCATCTAGAATATTT GTTCATAGAGAACAACAACATAAAGTCAATTTCAAGAAATACTTTCAGAGGACTGAAATCTTTAATTCACCT GAGTCTTGCAAATAACAATCTCCAATCGCTTCCGAAAGACATATTCAAAGGCTTGGATTCTTTAACGAATGT AGATCTTAGAGGCAATGCATTTAATTGTGACTGCAAACTGAAATGGCTAGTGGAATGGCTGGGCAGCACCAATGCAACAGTTGAAGACATAGTCTGTGAAAGCCCACCAGaatattataataaaaaaatcaatagccTCTCTACGAAAGATTTTGATTGCGTTATTACAG AATTCGAAGTTTATCAGACCCTGCCGTACCAATCTCTGTCAGTAGATACTTTCTCATACATGAATGATGAACATGTGGTTATTGCTCAGCCCTTTACCGGAAAATGCATCTTTCTTGAATGGGACCATGTAGAAGTAATGTTCAGGAATTACGACAACATTACAG gtACTTCAACTGTTGTGTGTAAACCTATGGTTATTGAGAGTCAGCTGTATGTCATTGTCGCACAGCTGTTTGGAGGCTCCCACATAtataaaagagatatttttgcTAATAAGTTTATAAAAATTCAAGATATTGAAATCCTTAAAATCCGAAAACCCAATGACATTGAAACTTTCAGGATTGCTGAAGACTGGTATTTTGTTGTGGCAGACAGTTCAAAGGCTGGTTTCACCACTGTTTACAAATGGAATGGGAATGGATTTTATTCCCATCAGTCTCTGCATGCCTGGTACAGAGATACTGATGTAGAGTATCTTGAAATATCCGGCAAACCACATTTAATTTTGTCAAGTAGTTCCCAAAGACCAGTAATATATCAATGGAACAAAGGAACAAATGAATTTGTTAAGCGTTTTGATATCCAAGATATGGAAGACGCGTATGCAGTGAAACATTTCAAAGTGAAAGAGGATGTATACATTTGCTTAACAAGATTTATTGGGGACTCTAAAGTAATGAGGTGGGGTGGTTCAGCATTTCTGGATTTACAAAGGATGCCATCTCGAGGGTCAATGGTATTCCAACCACTTCAGATAAAAAATTATCAATATGCCATTCTTGGAAGTGATTATTCTTTCACTCAAGTTTATTATTGGGATGCTGAAGAGGCAAAATTTGTGAAGTTTCAAGAATTAAATGTACAGGCTCCAAGATCGTTCATACATGTCTCCATCGATAAACgagattttctctttgcttcaaGTTTTAAGGGAACTACATTGATTTATAAACATGTCATAGTTGACTTAAGCGCATGA
- the LGI1 gene encoding leucine-rich glioma-inactivated protein 1 isoform X2 — MGLPHLEYLFIENNNIKSISRNTFRGLKSLIHLSLANNNLQSLPKDIFKGLDSLTNVDLRGNAFNCDCKLKWLVEWLGSTNATVEDIVCESPPEYYNKKINSLSTKDFDCVITEFEVYQTLPYQSLSVDTFSYMNDEHVVIAQPFTGKCIFLEWDHVEVMFRNYDNITGTSTVVCKPMVIESQLYVIVAQLFGGSHIYKRDIFANKFIKIQDIEILKIRKPNDIETFRIAEDWYFVVADSSKAGFTTVYKWNGNGFYSHQSLHAWYRDTDVEYLEISGKPHLILSSSSQRPVIYQWNKGTNEFVKRFDIQDMEDAYAVKHFKVKEDVYICLTRFIGDSKVMRWGGSAFLDLQRMPSRGSMVFQPLQIKNYQYAILGSDYSFTQVYYWDAEEAKFVKFQELNVQAPRSFIHVSIDKRDFLFASSFKGTTLIYKHVIVDLSA, encoded by the exons ATGGGCCTTCCTCATCTAGAATATTT GTTCATAGAGAACAACAACATAAAGTCAATTTCAAGAAATACTTTCAGAGGACTGAAATCTTTAATTCACCT GAGTCTTGCAAATAACAATCTCCAATCGCTTCCGAAAGACATATTCAAAGGCTTGGATTCTTTAACGAATGT AGATCTTAGAGGCAATGCATTTAATTGTGACTGCAAACTGAAATGGCTAGTGGAATGGCTGGGCAGCACCAATGCAACAGTTGAAGACATAGTCTGTGAAAGCCCACCAGaatattataataaaaaaatcaatagccTCTCTACGAAAGATTTTGATTGCGTTATTACAG AATTCGAAGTTTATCAGACCCTGCCGTACCAATCTCTGTCAGTAGATACTTTCTCATACATGAATGATGAACATGTGGTTATTGCTCAGCCCTTTACCGGAAAATGCATCTTTCTTGAATGGGACCATGTAGAAGTAATGTTCAGGAATTACGACAACATTACAG gtACTTCAACTGTTGTGTGTAAACCTATGGTTATTGAGAGTCAGCTGTATGTCATTGTCGCACAGCTGTTTGGAGGCTCCCACATAtataaaagagatatttttgcTAATAAGTTTATAAAAATTCAAGATATTGAAATCCTTAAAATCCGAAAACCCAATGACATTGAAACTTTCAGGATTGCTGAAGACTGGTATTTTGTTGTGGCAGACAGTTCAAAGGCTGGTTTCACCACTGTTTACAAATGGAATGGGAATGGATTTTATTCCCATCAGTCTCTGCATGCCTGGTACAGAGATACTGATGTAGAGTATCTTGAAATATCCGGCAAACCACATTTAATTTTGTCAAGTAGTTCCCAAAGACCAGTAATATATCAATGGAACAAAGGAACAAATGAATTTGTTAAGCGTTTTGATATCCAAGATATGGAAGACGCGTATGCAGTGAAACATTTCAAAGTGAAAGAGGATGTATACATTTGCTTAACAAGATTTATTGGGGACTCTAAAGTAATGAGGTGGGGTGGTTCAGCATTTCTGGATTTACAAAGGATGCCATCTCGAGGGTCAATGGTATTCCAACCACTTCAGATAAAAAATTATCAATATGCCATTCTTGGAAGTGATTATTCTTTCACTCAAGTTTATTATTGGGATGCTGAAGAGGCAAAATTTGTGAAGTTTCAAGAATTAAATGTACAGGCTCCAAGATCGTTCATACATGTCTCCATCGATAAACgagattttctctttgcttcaaGTTTTAAGGGAACTACATTGATTTATAAACATGTCATAGTTGACTTAAGCGCATGA